The following are encoded together in the Melospiza georgiana isolate bMelGeo1 chromosome 32, bMelGeo1.pri, whole genome shotgun sequence genome:
- the LOC131094965 gene encoding zinc finger protein 239-like isoform X1 translates to MQEAVRKRKMAWEPQADQELSMETTEDKSPQQNLLEETVLSNSTAQESNGEEKSWRTRTRRGCKRKSRGSEEESPTLGREGGRSSELGVHEQIQDGEKPHKCSECGKSFSKRSYLIRHWRIHTEVRPYECPECGKSFRRSCYLPVHQRIHTGERPYECDKCRKRFQTSSHLRQHQRIHSDERPFRCPDCRKGFKDRSTLFKHRHIHTGERPGARPYECDQCSKAFKTSSHLLLHLRTHTDERPFRCPDCGKGFQRNTHLTSHRRIHTREMPYECPECGKRFRQSSAATHHQRRHH, encoded by the exons ATGCAGGAGGccgtgaggaagaggaagatggcctgggagccccaggcag accaggagctgagcatggagaCCACGGAggacaaatccccacagcagaaccttTTGGAAGAGACTGTTTTGAGCAACTCCACAGCGCAGGAAtccaatggggaggaaaagtcTTGGAGAACCCgcacgaggaggggctgcaaacgcaAATCTCGGGGATCTGAGGAGGAAAGTCCCACCCTGGGCCGGGAAGGCGGCcggagctcagagctgggggtccATGAGCAGATTcaggatggggagaagccccacaagtgctcagaatgtgggaagagcttcagcaaGAGATCCTACCTGATCCGCCATTGGAGAATCCACACAGAGGTTCGGCCATACGAGTGTcctgagtgtgggaagagcttcaggagGAGCTGCTACCTGCCTGTCCACCAGCGGATCCACACTGGAGAGAGACCCTACgagtgtgataaatgcaggaagaggtttcagaccagtTCTCATCTCCGCCAGCACCAGCGCATTCACTCAGAtgagaggcccttccgctgccctgACTGCAGGAAGGGCTTCAAGGACAGGTCTACCCTCTTCAAGCACCGGCACATCCACACCGGAGAGAGGCCTGGGGCGAGGCCGTACGAGTGTGATCAATGTTCGAAGGCTTTTAAgaccagctcccatctcctgctgcacCTGCGCACTCACACAGAcgagaggcccttccgctgccccGACTGCGGGAAGGGCTTCCAGCGCAACACCCACCTCACCAgccaccggcgcatccacaccAGGGAGATGCCCTATGAGTGTCCCGAGTGTGGGAAGAGATTCCGGCAAAGCTCAGCCGCGACCCACCATCAACGGAGGCACCACTAA
- the LOC131094965 gene encoding zinc finger protein 239-like isoform X2, with the protein METTEDKSPQQNLLEETVLSNSTAQESNGEEKSWRTRTRRGCKRKSRGSEEESPTLGREGGRSSELGVHEQIQDGEKPHKCSECGKSFSKRSYLIRHWRIHTEVRPYECPECGKSFRRSCYLPVHQRIHTGERPYECDKCRKRFQTSSHLRQHQRIHSDERPFRCPDCRKGFKDRSTLFKHRHIHTGERPGARPYECDQCSKAFKTSSHLLLHLRTHTDERPFRCPDCGKGFQRNTHLTSHRRIHTREMPYECPECGKRFRQSSAATHHQRRHH; encoded by the coding sequence atggagaCCACGGAggacaaatccccacagcagaaccttTTGGAAGAGACTGTTTTGAGCAACTCCACAGCGCAGGAAtccaatggggaggaaaagtcTTGGAGAACCCgcacgaggaggggctgcaaacgcaAATCTCGGGGATCTGAGGAGGAAAGTCCCACCCTGGGCCGGGAAGGCGGCcggagctcagagctgggggtccATGAGCAGATTcaggatggggagaagccccacaagtgctcagaatgtgggaagagcttcagcaaGAGATCCTACCTGATCCGCCATTGGAGAATCCACACAGAGGTTCGGCCATACGAGTGTcctgagtgtgggaagagcttcaggagGAGCTGCTACCTGCCTGTCCACCAGCGGATCCACACTGGAGAGAGACCCTACgagtgtgataaatgcaggaagaggtttcagaccagtTCTCATCTCCGCCAGCACCAGCGCATTCACTCAGAtgagaggcccttccgctgccctgACTGCAGGAAGGGCTTCAAGGACAGGTCTACCCTCTTCAAGCACCGGCACATCCACACCGGAGAGAGGCCTGGGGCGAGGCCGTACGAGTGTGATCAATGTTCGAAGGCTTTTAAgaccagctcccatctcctgctgcacCTGCGCACTCACACAGAcgagaggcccttccgctgccccGACTGCGGGAAGGGCTTCCAGCGCAACACCCACCTCACCAgccaccggcgcatccacaccAGGGAGATGCCCTATGAGTGTCCCGAGTGTGGGAAGAGATTCCGGCAAAGCTCAGCCGCGACCCACCATCAACGGAGGCACCACTAA